In Oncorhynchus clarkii lewisi isolate Uvic-CL-2024 chromosome 16, UVic_Ocla_1.0, whole genome shotgun sequence, one genomic interval encodes:
- the LOC139367849 gene encoding BTB/POZ domain-containing protein 16 — MELGGAVRRETGGGSSSCTICGCRGHTAGRCQVGSSGSRGSRQGTPDQVPRTLRQTHCPGSMTEERPMDPTPILPASCLVAPVVWELDTDIERASRAEPAPPQCPAGRLYVPSAVRDWLIYWARMSSWDRVRLLGTCPETAEALFTHVFRHYGVPEDIVSDRAHQFTSRVWRAFMEHLGVSPVLAPWHQSQTEAPAVDDWFRRAEETWDAALVHLQRHRSKAPMFAPGDRVWLSTRNLPHRLPCRKPVVAGPLQESEVREVPPPPLDIEGEPTYSVRSILDSRRRARGLQYLMDWEGYGPEERCWVPEEDVLNLLCCGISTVSFRITLHLALWVVTENGVGARLDPRVKRGGSRMATMTHILPMNGGGCSSGNSIGKIFGNPLFRRGVTSGFQRVSVLKAPVKAFRGHLSLERMLSASSHGRQRTQAGHTNRWQLRHPLGSDLLGQAQAERTMRVALNTSLRTIRTADSPQPCTHDEPPLPRLTLLASTSLPRSPRRCVPSHPSKATPEDLFYLLSCSVAHYNQPDVVLECLGSQWELHCPNLTKSGTLSNLYMSTRQQRARSLQDRAGSGKNGKDKAYSRPGSSNSSRDKQNGKKPAGPLVLQLSVKEATVTKEALSFALRTLYNPEACPEHWGEGVLSTAALLGLPHLFQRCLTEMINKISSSTVCIFHGVSCKFKETSLQRACERWLELYLVTELTCFIYLRDLPFELLHKTLSSPRVFAACEYQLLKTVLYWVFLQFNPAAQILPSHRFIMTFFSRAGVFLEQPVGQRFTVLFRALRLHGITQRAHLEEMQQIHVFPQSWLLLIFSKHYYALHSGGDMQVTDFSQQAVRFGMVIEREPQYCTRTIGLYGFYFLLKAASMGELDSHGFSLQRLRHWDPAMSVRACERHPFSMMTERALSYQINVQAHVHGQWQEFNSGPINQEFGLTKRTCKSQVFKVRGLSLPIFVTFALAFAAV; from the exons accaggttcccagaacgttaaggcagacgcactgtcccggcagtatgacagaggagcggcccatggatcctaCTCCCATACTCCCTGCCTCTTGCttggtggcgccggtagtgtgggagctggacacagacattgagcgggcgtcacgtgcagagcccgctccccctcagtgtccagctgggcgtctgtacgttccgtctgctgtacGCGACtggctgatctattgggcccgcatgtcatcctgggatcg tgtaaggctcctgggcacctgcccagag actgcggaggccctgtttactcacgtcttccggcactatggggttcctgaggatatagtgtctgatcgggctCACCAGTTCACgtcgagggtctggagggcgttcatggaacatctgggggtctcg ccggttctggctccttggcatcagagtcagacggaggctcctgcggtggatgacTGGTTCCGGCGCGCGGAGGAAACATGGGACGCCGCCCTTGTCCATCTTCAGCGTCACCGCAGTAAGGCCCCgatgttcgcaccgggggaccgggtctggctctcgacccgaaacctgccccatcgcctgccctgccggaa gccggtggtggctggcccgctccaggaatctgaggtgcgagaggttcctccgccccctctggacattgaGGGGGAACCAACGTACTCCGTTCGATCCATCctggattcgagacgtcgggcgaggggccttcagtacctcatggactgggaggggtacggtccggaagagagatgctgggttccggagGAGGACGTGTTGAACCTTCTATGCTGCGGGATTTCCACTGTCTCCTTCCGGATCACCCTGCACCTCGCCCTCTGGGTCGTCACCGAGAACGGTGTCGGCGCGCGGCTGGATCCGCGCGTCaagagggg GGGATCCCGTATGGCGACGATGACGCATATATTGCCTATGAATGGAGGTGGATGCAGCTCGGGCAACTCTATTGGAAAAATCTTCGGAAACCCTCTATTTCGTAGGGGCGTGACGTCTGGCTTTCAGCGCGT ATCAGTGTTGAAGGCTCCGGTCAAGGCATTCCGAGGCCATTTGTCCCTAGAGAGAATG CTGTCTGCCTCCTCACATGGCCGTCAAAGGACACAAGCAGGCCACACCAACCGCTGGCAGCTGCGCCACCCCCTTGGCAGTGATCTGCTGGGGCAAGCACAAGCTGAGAGAACCATGAGAGTGGCCCTCAACACATCACTCAGGACCAtaaggacag CTGACTCTCCACAGCCCTGCACTCATGATGAGCCCCCCCTGCCACGGCTTACCCTCCTAGCGAGCACCAGCCTGCCCAGAAGCCCCAGACGCTG tgtgccaagtcatcccagcaAGGCTACACCAGAGGACCTGTTCTACCTCCTGTCCTGCAGTGTTGCCCATTACAACCAACCAG ACGTGGTGCTGGAGTGCCTGGGAAGCCAGTGGGAGCTGCACTGCCCTAATCTCACCAAGTCAGGCACCCTAAGCAACCTCTACATGTCAACCAGACAGCAGAGGGCAAGGAGCCTTCAGGACAGAGCAG GAAGTGGTAAGAATGGGAAAGACAAGGCATACAGCCGACCTGGCAGCAGCAACTccagcagagacaaacagaatgGGAAGAAACCCGCAGGCCCACTGGTCCTCCAACTCTCTGTGAAAGAAGCCACCGTCACCAAAGAGG CCCTCTCCTTTGCCCTCAGGACCCTCTATAACCCAGAGGCATGTCCGGAacactggggagagggggtgcTCTCTACCGCCGCCCTGCTGGGCCTGCCACACCTTTTCCAGAG GTGCCTAACAGAGATGATAAATAAGATCAGCTCCTCCACTGTGTGTATCTTTCATGGCGTGTCCTGCAAG TTTAAGGAGACCAGTCTTCAGAGAGCGTGTGAGCGATGGTTGGAGCTTTACCTGGTGACTGAGTTGACATGTTTCATCTACCTGAGAGACTTACCCTTTGAACTCCTCCACAAGACCCTAAGTTCACCCAG GGTCTTTGCTGCCTGTGAGTACCAGCTCCTGAAGACAGTGCTATACTGGGTATTCCTACAGTTCAACCCTGCAGCTCAGATCCTTCCCTCTCATAGGTTCATTATGACCTTCTTCTCCAG GGCTGGCGTCTTCTTGGAACAGCCtgtgggacagaggttcaccgtTCTCTTCCGGGCCCTTCGCTTACATGGCATCACTCAGC GAGCCCATCTAGAGGAGATGCAGCAGATCCATGTCTTTCCTCAGTCCTGgctgctcctcatcttctccaAGCACTACTACGCT CTCCACAGTGGAGGAGACATGCAAGTAACAGATTTCTCCCAACAAGCAGTGCGCTTCGGCATGGTCATTGAGAGG GAGCCTCAATACTGCACACGAACCATTGGACTGTATGGCTTCTACTTCCTGCTTAAAGCAGCCAGCATGGGAGAGCTGGACTCACATGGCTTCTCTCTGCAG agactgagacactgggACCCTGCCATGTCTGTGCGGGCGTGTGAGAGGCATCCTTTCAGTATGATGACAGAGCGGGCCTTGTCCTATCAGATCAACGTGCAGGCCCATGTGCACGGCCAGTGGCAGGAGTTCAACAGTGGTCCCATCAACCAGGAGTTTGGCCTGACCAAACGCACCTGCAAGAGCCAG GTGTTTAAAGTGAGGGGCCTCAGCTTGCCCATCTTTGTGACCTTTGCCCTGGCCTTCGCTGCAGTCTGA